The Suricata suricatta isolate VVHF042 chromosome 3, meerkat_22Aug2017_6uvM2_HiC, whole genome shotgun sequence genome contains the following window.
cgtgaaccatgagctcacggcctgaactgaaaccaagggtgggacgcttaaccaacttggccacccaggcgcccccagaatatTTCAGTTCACCTCCCTGTTGTCCAGTAGACTGCTTAGCGAAGGTGTCAttcttaggttgttttcatgaCTGTTATTTTTCTTGAGGAAGTGATGCAGTGGTGTTACTTGGAAGTCACATGGGAAGGATGTTAAAGCTCTGTGCAGTTATCTGCCAATAGAGTTTGTGTATTAATGCATCACTGACTTCCTGGGAAAAAGAGTACAGGTCTTTAGAGATAGAAATGTAAATGGGGGGCTATACTCTTACCTGAAAAGCCCTGCATTTGTAAGTTAATTGTCCCTTCTCTTTTTACCCCAGATTTGCCTGAGTGGAATTTTGATGGCTCTAGTACTTTTCAATCTGAAGGCTCCAACAGTGACATGTATCTTGTCCCTGCTGCCATGTTTCGGGACCCTTTCCGCAAGGACCCCAACAAGCTGGTGTTCTGTGAAGTCTTCAAGTACAACCGAAAGCCCGCAGGTTTGTATGGGATAGGTATGGATGTTTGTCCCAAATCCATGAGTGTTATAAAGGGGAAGGACAGGATATTCCAGAACTGGTACTGGGAACACAAGACAGTCTCAGAACTGTTCAGGAGTCTGGGCAATTGGACATATATCTCCACCCCGAACTTTCTCACTCAAAGAGGGTATGTGGCCCGTCTTCCCACGATCCCCTCTATTTGTTGTATGTAACAACAGTGAATTCCTTTAAATCTGTTTTCCAGTAGAGATCCCCCCCTGACACAGCCCTCCCACCTGCCTATACATTTGAAAAACCTGGATTCTGAAAGCAGAATGTTGGATCTAAATCCCAGATCTGTCACATACTGGCTATAAAAAACCTTGCCAAGTTATTTATTCTCATACTTACTTCCCCTGATTTTAAAGTGGGGGGGGAAAAATCCATCTCCTGTCTGGGTTCACCAATAACATAAATGCGCCTCAAGGGTCACTGTCACTGCGTTTTTGGTTTTTGCCTGGCGTGGCTGTCTATCCCAGTTCTTACCCATTCATCTTCTTAAACTCAGCTGAAGTCCCACCACTGTGAAGTCTACCGCTGTGCTTGCAGCAAGTGAAGTAGTGCCTGGACCTTAACTgcctttgttttgagagacagtgtaggATGTTGTGGTAATACATGAGCTCTGAAGCCAAGGTAACCACAGTATCTTGGCTCTGCTACTTGCCTTGTAACTGGGCAGGCCACCTGATGTCTCAGAGCTGAGCTGcaatttctcatttgtaaaagtgGAGGCTTCTAATACCCACCTCAGGGTGGCAAGGAAGATGGCGATTGTGGGTTTTCTATAATCTAGAGGTCTTGAAATGGTTCTTGGGACATAGTTAAGCTggtaatacatacatatttacttactgtttaaaatgtttatttattttaagagagtcaGAGTGCACAcatgagagagcaggggagagggacacagggagagtgaatctcaagcaggctaccCGCCCATTGtggagcccaatccagggctcagTCTtgtaaaccgtgagatcatgagctagtCGTAATcgaaaattggacacttaaccgactgagccacccaggcaccactatatttacttgttttaaagttcttttctagGTTAGAAATTATTTCCAGATGAGCtcatctcattttaatattttacttttgtgttaGCCAACTCAGTCCTTAACCTTCTCACCTGGAATGTGAGGGCCCTTATAGACAATGATTCTCTCAGTGAAAATTGTAGGTTTGGCTCTAACTGCCCGAGAAGCTAGGAATGAGTCTGACAACTAAAAGCAGCTGTCTTGTGAATAGAGCGTTTTAAGTGCCTGACATGTGGTACTTGGGAGGTGGCCAGCATGCAGATAAGATGCAAACTTGCTCTGTTCTCCATCTACTGTCATGTGATTGTTTGTGACCCAGGAGTATCCCTACAGATGTATAATTATGGCTTCTCCCATTTTCCCCACTTAGGTTGATGGGGCACAAAAAAGGTTTCACTCTGTGTCAGTTCAGCTTCTAGTTTACACTTGAGCTTTATGGAATCTGAAGACCTTTTTGCCCATCAGCACTGTGATTCAGCGTATTTGTCCATATGTCTCTAATGGCACATTGACTCTTTTTAGAGACCAATTTAAGGCATACCTGTAAACGGATAATGGACATGGTGAGCAATCAGCACCCCTGGTTTGGAATGGAGCAGGAATATACTCTCATGGGCACAGATGGGCACCCTTTTGGTTGGCCTTCCAACGGCTTCCCTGGGCCTCAAGGTAAGTCCCCTTGGTGAGAGATGAGCCTCCTGTTCTCTAGTTGCTTAATTGCCAAGGAAATTCCCTCTCCCCAGAGATGAGAGCGACTCCTTATGAATCAGAAAAGCTATGGAAGTATCCATCCCTGAGAGGCTGGCTGAAATATACTGTAACGAGCCCTCCTGGAGCCCTCCTCTTTACCCATATCCAGACATGGATATTTAGACATTAATATGGAGGGAAACCCTTTGGCTCCACTGAGGTCATGGCCAAGAGGAGCCCCCTGTGTGCCACACCCCGCCCCCAGGTGAAGGCAGGCATAGTGATTCTGGAGAGCAAGTGTTGAGAGCTTTCTTGATTTCTGACTTTTGTGAAAAGAGATTTCTTGGGTTTCTGGTCTTTTGACATTTCATCTGAATTGCCTCTGCAGGTCCATACTACTGTGGTGTGGGAGCAGACAAAGCCTATGGCAGGGACATTGTGGAGGCTCACTACCGGGCCTGCTTGTATGCCGGGATCAAGATTGCCGGGACAAATGCTGAGGTCATGCCTGCCCAGGTAAGTGACCTGTTCATCTAGAGGACCTATGGGCAGGTGGGGACTTTGGTGTCACCCCTCGTTAATAACCAAAATTTTACGTGGGTTGGAATAGAGGTGAGAAAGGTTTTGGAGCTTCTGAGTTGGGGGAAGCAGTTGGCTTTCGTTTAAAGGTCAGCCTTGCTCTCTCTAGTGGGAATTCCAGATAGGACCCTGTGAAGGAATCGACATGGGAGATCATCTCTGGGTGGCCCGTTTCATCTTGCATCGTGTATGTGAAGACTTTGGAGTGATAGCAACCTTTGATCCTAAGCCCATTCCTGGGAACTGGAATGGTGCCGGCTGCCACACCAACTTCAGCACCAAGGCTATGCGAGAGGAGAATGGTCTGAAGTAAGTGCCTTCTGCTGGAGCCATCGAATTTTCTTTGCCATAGAGTTTGAGATATTGGGGCCAAGCCAGCCAGACTTGTTGGTTTATGCCTTAGCTTTTAGCACTTGGCTTCAAAAATTGTCTTCCAATcctattgtttttttcctatttgaa
Protein-coding sequences here:
- the GLUL gene encoding glutamine synthetase isoform X1, with product MDQRELENQERRERHSERRAKEGNANHPIDLLWLRTTSTMATSASSHLNKGIKQVYMSLPQGEKVQAMYIWVDGTGEGLRCKTRTLDSEPKCIEDLPEWNFDGSSTFQSEGSNSDMYLVPAAMFRDPFRKDPNKLVFCEVFKYNRKPAETNLRHTCKRIMDMVSNQHPWFGMEQEYTLMGTDGHPFGWPSNGFPGPQGPYYCGVGADKAYGRDIVEAHYRACLYAGIKIAGTNAEVMPAQWEFQIGPCEGIDMGDHLWVARFILHRVCEDFGVIATFDPKPIPGNWNGAGCHTNFSTKAMREENGLKYIEESIEKLSKRHQYHIRAYDPKGGLDNARRLTGFHETSNINDFSAGVANRSASIRIPRTVGQEKKGYFEDRRPSANCDPFSVTEALIRTCLLNETGDEPFQYKN
- the GLUL gene encoding glutamine synthetase isoform X2, producing MATSASSHLNKGIKQVYMSLPQGEKVQAMYIWVDGTGEGLRCKTRTLDSEPKCIEDLPEWNFDGSSTFQSEGSNSDMYLVPAAMFRDPFRKDPNKLVFCEVFKYNRKPAETNLRHTCKRIMDMVSNQHPWFGMEQEYTLMGTDGHPFGWPSNGFPGPQGPYYCGVGADKAYGRDIVEAHYRACLYAGIKIAGTNAEVMPAQWEFQIGPCEGIDMGDHLWVARFILHRVCEDFGVIATFDPKPIPGNWNGAGCHTNFSTKAMREENGLKYIEESIEKLSKRHQYHIRAYDPKGGLDNARRLTGFHETSNINDFSAGVANRSASIRIPRTVGQEKKGYFEDRRPSANCDPFSVTEALIRTCLLNETGDEPFQYKN